The proteins below are encoded in one region of Methanocaldococcus sp.:
- a CDS encoding DUF5395 family protein, with protein MKTINFRVFYDGKYWVAEGIDVSIFTQGKTLDELMKNIKEAVELHFEDEIKAGEIIKILSVSEMEVSNFA; from the coding sequence ATGAAAACTATTAACTTTAGAGTTTTTTACGATGGCAAATACTGGGTTGCAGAAGGTATTGATGTAAGTATATTTACACAGGGAAAGACATTAGATGAATTAATGAAAAATATTAAGGAAGCGGTAGAATTGCATTTTGAAGATGAGATAAAGGCAGGAGAAATTATAAAAATTCTCTCTGTTTCTGAAATGGAGGTGTCTAATTTTGCATAA
- a CDS encoding type II toxin-antitoxin system HicA family toxin, producing the protein MHKLPVVSGRDLIKFLKKLGYEIVRQRGSHIRLRKETEYGIHNITVPYHEEIAKGTLNAILNDVSKWNNIPKEELIKKLK; encoded by the coding sequence TTGCATAAACTTCCAGTTGTTAGTGGTAGAGATTTAATAAAATTTCTTAAAAAGTTGGGATATGAGATTGTTAGACAAAGAGGTAGTCATATACGACTAAGAAAAGAAACAGAATATGGAATCCATAACATAACCGTTCCATATCACGAAGAGATAGCAAAAGGAACATTAAATGCTATTTTAAATGATGTTTCTAAGTGGAATAATATCCCAAAAGAAGAACTAATAAAAAAATTAAAGTAA